From the Kribbella sp. CA-293567 genome, the window CGGTCAGGGCCTGGGAGACCGGGCAGTTCTTCTTCGCGTCCTCGGCGAACTGGGCGAACTCGTCGGCGGTCAGGCCGGGGACCTTGCCGTTCACCGACAGCTTGATGCCGGTGATGCCCTCACCCGGCTGGAAGGTGACGTCGGCGGTGGTGTCGATCGACTCCGGCGCGTTGCCGGCGCCGGCCAGCGCGTGCGAGAGCGCCATCGAGAAGCAGGTCGAGTGGGCGGCGGCGATCAGCTCTTCCGGGCTGGTCTTGCCGTCCGACTCGTTCGCGCGGGAGGCCCAGGACACGTCGTAGGTGCCGATCCCGGACGACTCCAGGGCGACCTGGCCGGCGCCCTCCAGCAGCGAGCCTTCCCAGTGGGCCTTGGCAGTACGAACTGTTGCCATGCTCGTCATCTCTCCTTGGAACTCAGTTGCCGGACACGTCGATCGCGCCGGGGTAGGTCGGTTCGTCGGTGTTCACCATGCTTTGCGCTGCCATCACCATGTACGTCCAGATCTCCTGGTCGCGGTCCGGGTCCAGCTCGAGCTCGTCCAGCGCGGTCCGCATGTGATGCAGCCAGCGGTCCCGGGCTCTGGGGGTGACGGCGAACGGATTGTGCCGCATCCGCAGCCGGGGATGCCCGCGCTGCTCGGAATAGGTCCGCGGACCTCCCCAGTACTGCTCCAGGAACATCCGGAACCGCACCTCGGCCGGGCCCAGATCCTCCTCCGGATACATCGGGCGCAGCTCCGGGTCGGTGGCGACGCCGCGGTAGAAGGCAGCCACCAGCCGATGGAAGGTGTCGGCCCCGCCCACGGCCTCGTAGAAACTCTTCGGCTCGCTCATCCCTGCCAGTGTCTCAAGCCGCCGAAACGTGCCGGACGAGGGCTTCCCTTTCCGCCGGAAGGAGCTCGCGTTTGGCGTGCGTCGAGCCGTCGACGGCGACCAGCACCGACACCGCCGTGGCGTAGACCTCCTCGCCGGCCGCGGTGCGATCGACGATCCGCGATCCCAGCGTGTACGACGTCGTCCCGACCGCCTCGACCCACACGTCCACGTCGTACGGCGGCTGCCGCAGCAGCACCGGTCGCTTGTAGTCGACCGTCTGGCTGGCCAGCACCACCGGGTACTGCGCGAAGTAGTCGCCGCTGACCCCGACCAGCTGGGCCAGGAACAGGATCCTGGCCTCCTGGAAGTAGTCGAAGTACCGGACGTTGTTGACGTGGTCGTAGGAGTCGATGTCCGACCACCGGACCAGGACGGGATGGGTGAACATCAGCAGCCCACCAGTTTCTCCAGCGCCGTCCGCTCGACCGGGGTGATCCGGCGCAGGCGGTTGGCGGCGAAATCGAACGGGACCAGCCGGGTGCGCGCTTCGACGTACGTCGTCCGCGTGCCGTCCGCGGCCAGGTCGAGGATCTCGTAGTCGACCAGGAAGGAGGC encodes:
- a CDS encoding OsmC family protein; protein product: MATVRTAKAHWEGSLLEGAGQVALESSGIGTYDVSWASRANESDGKTSPEELIAAAHSTCFSMALSHALAGAGNAPESIDTTADVTFQPGEGITGIKLSVNGKVPGLTADEFAQFAEDAKKNCPVSQALTGTTITLDVTFTA
- a CDS encoding globin, producing MSEPKSFYEAVGGADTFHRLVAAFYRGVATDPELRPMYPEEDLGPAEVRFRMFLEQYWGGPRTYSEQRGHPRLRMRHNPFAVTPRARDRWLHHMRTALDELELDPDRDQEIWTYMVMAAQSMVNTDEPTYPGAIDVSGN
- a CDS encoding acyl-CoA thioesterase — protein: MFTHPVLVRWSDIDSYDHVNNVRYFDYFQEARILFLAQLVGVSGDYFAQYPVVLASQTVDYKRPVLLRQPPYDVDVWVEAVGTTSYTLGSRIVDRTAAGEEVYATAVSVLVAVDGSTHAKRELLPAEREALVRHVSAA